A stretch of Rubinisphaera margarita DNA encodes these proteins:
- a CDS encoding putative metallopeptidase, translating into MSRRQDFDFTHAMTRLCTDVCERIEVFQHICMEQVAVTFAQARTPGIYGVQAKLTPLRFEDGALTKKMRGRTWTVQRVFLGRHEMLYLLTFYLPRFQDNTFREKMITVLHELYHISPHFDGDIRRFEGRYHAHSSSQKEYDRLMDRYVDEYLQLAPPAELFDFLQPNFKGLVNRHGRIVGRRLPQPKLIPVDDKRSA; encoded by the coding sequence ATGAGCCGACGACAGGATTTTGACTTCACGCATGCGATGACGCGGCTATGCACCGACGTCTGCGAGCGGATCGAAGTCTTTCAGCACATCTGCATGGAACAGGTGGCCGTCACCTTCGCCCAGGCGCGCACGCCGGGCATTTATGGCGTCCAGGCCAAGCTCACGCCGCTGCGCTTCGAAGACGGGGCCCTCACCAAAAAGATGCGGGGCCGCACGTGGACCGTCCAGCGGGTCTTTCTCGGCCGCCACGAGATGCTCTACCTGCTCACGTTCTACCTGCCGCGATTCCAGGACAATACGTTCCGCGAGAAGATGATCACGGTTCTGCACGAACTGTATCACATCAGCCCGCACTTCGACGGCGACATCCGCCGCTTCGAAGGCCGCTACCACGCCCACTCGTCGAGCCAGAAAGAATACGACCGGCTCATGGACCGCTACGTCGACGAGTACCTGCAACTCGCTCCGCCGGCCGAACTGTTCGACTTCCTGCAGCCGAACTTCAAAGGCCTCGTCAACCGCCACGGCCGCATCGTCGGCAGACGCCTGCCTCAACCCAAGTTGATCCCGGTGGACGATAAACGCTCTGCGTGA